One genomic window of Polynucleobacter sp. HIN11 includes the following:
- the bamA gene encoding outer membrane protein assembly factor BamA — MQYLASCFCIILLANVGLTQSALAADSFIVKDIRIEGLQRVEPGTVFSYLPVQVGERFTPEKAADSIKALYATGFFRDVQIQAQGDVLIVIVDERPTISRIEFTGMKEFDPEVVRKSLRSVGVADARFYDKALIDKAEQELKRQYVSKGLFAAEVVTTVTPGARNQVAIFFNIDEGPVAKIKEINFIGNKVFSESTLRSQMQLQTGGWLSWYSKDNLYSKQKLTADLETIRSYYLNRGYLEFVIESTQVSITPDKRDIYLTISIREGNKFTVKNISLAGELLGKEKEFQSLLKIKAGDTFSSAKLAESTKAIAEKLGSYGYAFAVINPQPDIRRDLNEVDITLVIDAGRRVYVRKVEITGNSKTRDLVIRREMRQFESAWFDSEKIRISKERIGRTGYVKDSEITTSDVPGSPDQVDVNVKVEEKPTGAISIGAGFSSTEKLILSAGINQENAFGTGTSIGLNFSLGKINQSLALSQFDPYFTEDGISRYTDFFYRSNKPLYYVGDPDYQIKSFGTNLKFGVPYTEVDRVFYGTALEFFDIYVTQNTPQPYQTYVQDWGQTIPSRLQTYNIPVNVGWARDGRDSALIPSKGSLQRLSAEVGTPLGNLLYYQLNAQYQQYHSFSKGNILSFNGEVGYGEAYGNKPYPITKNYFVGGIGSVRGYAPGSLGPTYFNTTTGTFLPTGGQSKIVTNVEYTFPVPGSGADKTLRLFTFADGGNAFQDINLVLKYSYGVGLSWISPLGPLKFSYGIPVNAQPTDRIQRLQFQVGTAF; from the coding sequence ATGCAATATTTAGCCTCGTGCTTTTGCATCATTTTGTTGGCCAATGTAGGATTGACTCAGTCAGCATTGGCTGCGGACTCATTTATCGTCAAAGACATTCGGATTGAGGGTTTGCAGCGGGTTGAGCCTGGTACCGTATTTAGCTATCTCCCCGTCCAAGTGGGTGAGCGTTTTACCCCTGAAAAGGCAGCTGATTCAATTAAAGCCTTGTATGCCACTGGATTTTTTCGGGATGTACAGATTCAGGCGCAAGGTGATGTCTTAATTGTGATTGTGGACGAGCGCCCCACGATTTCTCGTATTGAGTTCACGGGTATGAAGGAGTTTGACCCTGAAGTGGTCCGCAAATCATTGCGAAGCGTCGGGGTAGCTGACGCACGTTTTTATGACAAGGCCTTAATTGATAAAGCAGAGCAGGAGCTCAAGCGTCAATATGTGAGTAAGGGATTGTTTGCTGCTGAGGTGGTTACAACGGTTACCCCAGGAGCTCGCAATCAAGTGGCGATCTTCTTCAATATTGATGAAGGACCAGTAGCCAAGATTAAGGAAATTAATTTCATCGGCAATAAGGTATTTAGTGAGAGTACTTTGCGCAGTCAGATGCAGCTTCAAACCGGTGGTTGGTTATCGTGGTACTCCAAAGATAATTTGTACTCAAAGCAAAAGCTAACCGCTGACCTCGAGACCATTCGTTCGTATTACCTCAATCGGGGCTATCTCGAGTTTGTGATTGAATCCACCCAGGTTTCTATTACCCCCGATAAGCGCGATATCTATCTAACCATCAGTATTCGTGAAGGCAATAAATTTACTGTCAAGAACATTAGTCTTGCTGGGGAATTACTTGGCAAGGAAAAAGAGTTCCAGTCTCTATTGAAGATCAAAGCTGGCGATACTTTCTCCTCTGCAAAACTAGCGGAAAGTACCAAGGCCATCGCTGAGAAGTTGGGTTCGTATGGCTATGCCTTTGCGGTGATTAATCCGCAGCCCGATATCCGACGTGATTTAAACGAGGTGGATATTACGCTGGTCATTGATGCCGGTCGGCGCGTGTATGTGCGCAAAGTCGAAATTACAGGGAACTCAAAGACACGGGATCTGGTAATTCGGCGAGAAATGCGACAGTTTGAGAGTGCCTGGTTTGATAGTGAAAAGATCCGAATTTCGAAGGAGCGGATTGGTCGAACCGGCTATGTGAAGGATAGTGAAATCACCACTTCCGATGTTCCCGGCTCCCCCGATCAAGTCGATGTGAACGTGAAGGTTGAGGAAAAGCCAACGGGTGCGATTTCGATTGGTGCTGGATTTTCTTCTACTGAAAAGTTAATTCTGAGTGCAGGTATTAACCAAGAGAATGCGTTTGGAACTGGAACCAGTATTGGTCTTAATTTCTCGCTCGGTAAAATTAATCAATCCTTGGCCCTATCACAATTTGACCCTTATTTTACTGAGGATGGTATTAGTCGTTACACCGACTTTTTCTATCGCTCCAATAAGCCGCTGTATTACGTGGGTGATCCTGACTATCAGATCAAGTCTTTTGGTACGAACTTGAAGTTTGGGGTGCCTTACACTGAGGTTGATCGGGTGTTCTATGGAACGGCGCTCGAGTTTTTTGATATTTACGTCACTCAAAATACCCCGCAACCCTACCAAACCTATGTACAGGATTGGGGTCAAACCATCCCCAGTCGTTTGCAAACCTACAATATTCCAGTGAATGTGGGCTGGGCGCGTGATGGTCGTGATAGCGCACTCATTCCATCAAAAGGTTCATTGCAACGCTTGTCTGCAGAGGTTGGAACACCATTGGGCAATCTTCTGTACTATCAGTTAAATGCCCAATATCAGCAATACCACTCATTTTCTAAAGGTAATATCTTGTCTTTTAATGGCGAGGTTGGTTATGGAGAAGCCTACGGTAATAAGCCATACCCCATTACCAAGAACTATTTCGTCGGCGGTATTGGATCAGTTAGGGGTTATGCCCCGGGTTCCTTGGGTCCAACTTATTTCAACACCACAACCGGTACCTTCTTGCCAACCGGCGGTCAATCGAAGATCGTTACCAATGTGGAATATACCTTCCCAGTCCCGGGTTCGGGGGCAGACAAAACCTTACGCCTCTTTACCTTTGCGGACGGCGGTAATGCCTTTCAGGACATCAATTTAGTCCTGAAATACTCTTACGGTGTTGGCTTGTCTTGGATTTCCCCATTGGGACCATTAAAATTTAGCTACGGCATACCGGTAAATGCACAGCCTACTGATAGAATCCAAAGATTGCAGTTCCAAGTGGGTACAGCGTTTTAA
- a CDS encoding OmpH/Skp family outer membrane protein, giving the protein MMMIQGLMTKGSKLVITAFLTGICSVAFAQETAPRIAFVNAEKIFVESNMAKAAQSRLQNEFAKRQNEIRDGAQKIKAAAEKLDKEAAVMPEAERIRKQRELADFDRELQRKNRELNDDANQRNAEERAKIAEKANLAIRQVAEQRKIDVIFQEPPAYLNPRLDVTDEVIRVLNNLK; this is encoded by the coding sequence ATGATGATGATTCAGGGATTAATGACCAAAGGGTCTAAATTAGTTATAACTGCATTCTTGACGGGTATTTGTTCTGTTGCTTTTGCCCAAGAGACTGCTCCTCGCATTGCGTTTGTGAACGCCGAGAAGATTTTTGTTGAGTCCAATATGGCAAAAGCCGCCCAATCGCGTTTGCAAAATGAGTTTGCGAAACGTCAGAATGAAATTCGGGATGGTGCTCAGAAAATTAAAGCTGCTGCTGAGAAATTAGATAAAGAGGCTGCCGTGATGCCTGAGGCTGAGAGAATTCGCAAGCAGAGGGAGTTGGCCGACTTTGACCGTGAGTTGCAACGCAAGAATCGCGAGTTAAACGATGATGCCAATCAACGTAATGCGGAAGAGCGAGCAAAAATTGCTGAAAAGGCTAATCTTGCCATTCGGCAGGTGGCTGAACAGCGTAAGATCGATGTGATTTTTCAAGAACCCCCAGCGTACCTCAATCCAAGACTTGATGTGACCGATGAGGTTATCAGGGTATTAAATAATCTGAAGTAA